One Asterias rubens chromosome 1, eAstRub1.3, whole genome shotgun sequence genomic region harbors:
- the LOC117299687 gene encoding uncharacterized protein LOC117299687, giving the protein MDGHFKLQLNAVVKLRRNNDAKREELMKMKEMELSLQKCKETLMERKTQISSSIREQARAVEEITSKLPPASRKLFDQLYPQVNNVYQSELLLLELNQQLMVAMARREETAILKVLQEESYVVGDFQDEKSNHAGETCFLQEWFHQISRWKRQADPDLSPGKPSVEKHRINEDRVFYWAKYETLPFSHGGVLCFSTRHCGMCIRLRIESPRKIAEGIPLASLHNYTITSDVPLDGLQLGLLQSIKENQMAHDFVINTLWRLMENNLLPFI; this is encoded by the exons ATGAAAGAGATGGAGCTTTCACTCCAGAAATGTAAAGAGACTCTGATGGAGAGGAAGACCCAGATTTCTTCATCCATCCGGGAACAGGCCAGAGCCGTTGAAGAAATAACTTCAAAGTTACCCCCTGCATCAAGGAAACT GTTTGACCAGTTGTACCCTCAAGTCAACAATGTCTACCAATCAGAGCTTCTTTTGCTGGAGTTAAATCAACAGCTGATGGTTGCCATGGCAAGAAGGGAGGAGACGGCCATTTTGAAAGTTCTCCAGGAAG AGTCGTATGTGGTCGGTGATTTCCAAGATGAAAAGAGTAACCATGCCGGAGAGACGTGTTTTCTTCAAGAGTGGTTTCATCAGATATCTCGCTGGAAAAGACAAGCAGACCCCGATCTTAGCCCTGGAAAACCTTCAGTGGAGA AACACAGAATAAATGAGGACAGAGTATTTTACTGGGCCAAGTATGAGACTCTTCCATTCAGTCATGGAGGGGTGTTATGTTTCTCAACGAGGCATTGTGGGATGTGCATTCGACTCCGCATAGAGTCACCTAG AAAAATTGCTGAAGGGATTCCGTTAGCCAGTCTCCACAACTACACAATCACATCGGATGTACCATTGGACGGCTTACAGCTTGGCTTACTACAGAGCATCAAGGAAAACCAAATGGCTCATGACTTTGTCATTAACACTCTATGGAGACTTATGGAGAACAACCTCTTGccttttatttga